A region of Pyxidicoccus parkwaysis DNA encodes the following proteins:
- a CDS encoding CpsD/CapB family tyrosine-protein kinase, with amino-acid sequence MDQTMERAGNFLPRVDDNATSGNVVDRRVVTLTAPASAAAEQYRSLYYRLERMRELRPMKVVALTSAMPGEGKTVTSVNLALAAARANPERRILLVDADLRRGGVAATLGMRNKTGLAELLGGDCEVRDVVRRFNSTRLAIIPAGATPEEPTQVLASARMKQFLKAVREGFDEVYVDLPPTLPFADAAILSHQVDGVLMVIRANVTPGKSVHQAVESLGGAPILGCVLNGAELQATPYLKNYEKK; translated from the coding sequence ATGGATCAGACGATGGAGCGGGCGGGCAACTTCCTCCCCCGGGTGGATGACAATGCAACCAGCGGCAACGTGGTGGACCGCCGCGTGGTGACGCTGACGGCACCAGCCTCGGCGGCGGCGGAGCAGTACCGCAGCCTCTACTACCGGCTGGAGCGGATGCGCGAGTTGCGGCCGATGAAGGTGGTGGCGCTCACCTCGGCCATGCCGGGCGAGGGCAAGACGGTGACGAGCGTGAACCTCGCGCTCGCCGCGGCGAGGGCCAACCCGGAGCGCCGCATCCTGCTGGTGGACGCGGACCTGCGCCGGGGCGGCGTGGCGGCCACGCTGGGCATGCGCAACAAGACGGGCCTGGCGGAGCTTTTGGGCGGTGACTGCGAGGTGCGGGACGTGGTGCGGCGCTTCAACTCCACGCGCCTGGCCATCATCCCCGCCGGCGCCACGCCGGAGGAGCCCACGCAGGTGCTGGCCAGCGCGAGGATGAAGCAGTTCCTCAAGGCCGTGCGCGAGGGCTTCGACGAGGTGTACGTGGACCTGCCGCCGACGCTGCCCTTCGCGGACGCGGCGATTCTCAGCCACCAGGTGGACGGCGTGCTGATGGTGATTCGCGCCAACGTCACGCCGGGCAAGTCGGTGCATCAGGCGGTGGAGAGCCTGGGCGGCGCGCCCATCCTCGGGTGCGTGCTCAACGGGGCGGAGCTTCAGGCGACTCCGTACCTGAAGAACTACGAGAAGAAGTAG
- a CDS encoding GNAT family N-acetyltransferase yields MIREEELTQGPRAAQWLEVGAVGNPSALAGMRREWSALLDASDAGPFNAWEWLYPWYRRIATNRRPLVLTAKDRTGALVGLMPLCVEYRSVAGVPVRRLSFLGETHVGSDYLDVVAKRGQERDVAQSFARMLYALRDEWDVLDLTDFREGSPTVDVLREVFPSGDVRLAERYVCPYDTLDPKEPFDAFLKRTGRRDNFLRRRKWLEKQEGYRIERTEAPGELAAPLTDFFRLHSARWASDGGSQGIKGSGVEAFHRDATQLLAERGRLRMYTMKVGGRAVASVYGIIHRDTFVYFQSGYDPEWRNRSVGLVLVGETFRDALASGLTEYDFLRGTETYKSDWVTKQRRTVSARVHGGTWAGRWFTRSEELAREVRNGAKAVMPDTLVEKVRRLRRRRAAVS; encoded by the coding sequence GTGATTCGCGAGGAAGAGCTGACGCAGGGGCCGCGGGCCGCGCAGTGGCTGGAGGTGGGGGCCGTGGGCAACCCCTCCGCGCTGGCGGGGATGCGGAGGGAGTGGAGCGCGCTGCTCGACGCGAGCGACGCGGGCCCCTTCAACGCCTGGGAGTGGCTCTATCCCTGGTACCGGCGGATTGCGACGAACCGGCGTCCGCTGGTGCTCACCGCGAAGGACCGTACGGGCGCGCTGGTGGGGTTGATGCCGCTGTGCGTGGAGTACCGGAGCGTGGCGGGCGTGCCGGTGCGGCGCCTGAGCTTCCTGGGCGAGACGCACGTGGGCAGCGACTACCTGGACGTGGTGGCGAAGCGCGGCCAGGAGCGGGACGTGGCCCAATCCTTCGCTCGGATGCTGTACGCGCTGCGCGACGAGTGGGACGTGCTGGACCTCACGGATTTTCGCGAGGGCTCGCCCACGGTGGACGTGTTGCGAGAGGTGTTCCCCAGCGGGGATGTCCGCCTGGCGGAGCGCTACGTGTGCCCGTACGACACGCTGGACCCGAAGGAGCCCTTCGACGCGTTCCTCAAGCGCACGGGCCGGCGCGACAACTTCCTGCGGCGGCGCAAGTGGCTGGAGAAGCAGGAGGGCTACCGGATTGAGCGCACGGAGGCGCCGGGCGAATTGGCCGCGCCGCTGACGGACTTCTTCCGGCTGCACTCGGCGCGGTGGGCGTCGGATGGAGGCTCGCAGGGCATCAAGGGCTCGGGCGTGGAGGCGTTTCACCGGGATGCCACGCAATTGCTGGCGGAGCGTGGCCGGCTGCGGATGTACACGATGAAGGTGGGCGGCCGGGCGGTGGCGTCTGTGTATGGCATCATCCACCGGGACACCTTTGTTTATTTCCAGTCTGGTTATGACCCGGAGTGGCGCAACCGCAGCGTGGGCCTGGTGCTGGTGGGTGAGACGTTCCGGGATGCGCTGGCGTCTGGCTTGACCGAGTACGACTTCCTGCGCGGCACGGAGACGTACAAGTCGGACTGGGTGACGAAGCAGCGCCGCACCGTGTCCGCGCGCGTGCACGGTGGGACGTGGGCGGGGCGCTGGTTCACGCGCTCCGAGGAACTGGCGCGCGAGGTGCGCAACGGCGCCAAGGCAGTGATGCCAGACACGCTGGTGGAGAAGGTGCGCCGCCTCCGACGGCGCCGGGCCGCGGTGAGTTAG
- a CDS encoding gluconeogenesis factor YvcK family protein, which produces MIGMDLESPLPEGWDETRRRLELERERERNELLQPQVGRPTRIVAIGGGTGLPMVLRGLARRAMPKPGDAGVDITAVVAMSDDGGSSGRLRRLHGALPPGDIRNCLVALAGGKNALKDVFQFRFGGARGLAGHAVGNLLIAALAELKGDFLEAVRMSGELLGARGRVLPSTLSSVQLVAQMHDDTEVVGERNICRAHGRVRRVSLSPRSPPPVEGLLEAIYTADLIAIGPGSLYSSVLPNLLVDGVAQALKETRALKVMVSNLMTQPGETDGMTCLDHVQAVIDHVGPVLDAVLVNGTPPSEESMKRYARRGSYVVPVDRRDLIAAGVVPVQADLLKAGSRIRHDSRKVASCLLKMARSGL; this is translated from the coding sequence ATGATTGGGATGGACTTGGAGTCGCCGCTCCCGGAGGGCTGGGACGAGACGCGTCGCCGGCTGGAGTTGGAGCGGGAGCGGGAGCGCAACGAGTTGCTGCAACCCCAGGTGGGGCGGCCCACGCGCATCGTCGCCATTGGCGGCGGCACGGGGTTGCCCATGGTGCTTCGCGGCCTGGCCCGGCGCGCCATGCCGAAGCCCGGGGACGCGGGGGTGGACATCACCGCGGTGGTGGCCATGAGTGACGACGGTGGCAGCTCGGGCCGGCTGCGCAGGCTCCACGGCGCGCTGCCTCCGGGCGACATCCGCAACTGCCTGGTGGCGCTGGCGGGTGGGAAGAACGCGCTGAAGGACGTCTTCCAGTTCCGCTTCGGCGGAGCGCGGGGGCTGGCCGGGCACGCGGTGGGCAACCTGCTCATCGCCGCGCTGGCGGAGCTGAAGGGGGACTTCCTCGAGGCGGTGCGCATGTCCGGCGAGTTGCTGGGCGCGCGGGGGCGGGTGCTGCCCTCCACGCTGTCCTCGGTGCAGCTCGTCGCGCAGATGCATGACGACACGGAGGTGGTGGGCGAGCGCAACATCTGCCGCGCCCACGGCCGGGTGCGCCGGGTGTCGCTCAGCCCGCGCTCGCCGCCGCCGGTGGAGGGGCTGCTGGAGGCCATCTACACCGCGGACCTGATTGCGATTGGACCGGGCTCGCTCTACTCGAGCGTGCTGCCCAACCTGCTGGTGGATGGCGTGGCCCAGGCGCTGAAGGAGACGCGCGCGCTGAAGGTCATGGTGTCCAACCTGATGACGCAGCCGGGGGAGACGGACGGCATGACGTGCCTGGACCACGTGCAGGCCGTCATCGACCACGTGGGCCCGGTGCTGGACGCGGTGCTCGTGAATGGCACGCCGCCGTCCGAGGAGTCCATGAAGCGCTATGCGCGACGTGGCTCCTATGTGGTTCCGGTGGACCGCCGGGACCTGATTGCCGCGGGGGTGGTGCCGGTGCAGGCGGACCTCCTCAAGGCGGGGTCCAGGATCCGACACGACAGCCGCAAGGTTGCCTCCTGCCTCCTGAAGATGGCCCGCAGCGGCTTGTAG
- the exoE gene encoding polyisoprenyl-phosphate hexose-1-phosphate transferase ExoE, with protein MLRVFHHYFSAKKLTFFLAESSAIALACVMGAAACAALFAPAGTQLPLSVMWPTLLGLGAAFVVTFQFTLYLLDLYDLRVAAEDRVRGYRFLKAAGVTAMVAGGVMLVVPLMLPVALPPGTLLGGAMGALAGTLTVRVSIRAVVGAPDTVLLVGDGLKARAVASAIEAGGEGSYRVVGLVDPRNTSEPLEKLASRLGASYVVQAADDMRGANWVESLLSCRLQGRRVYDAAGFCERVLRRIPVQFLRASDFAFADELTVSPLRRALKRGFDILVASLLLLAAAPFLLIVAVAIKLDSKGPIFYRQERTGLGGSTFHLWKFRSMGTDAEKNGAVWARANDDRVTRVGRFIRRTRIDEIPQVFNVLMGEMSFVGPRPERPVFVEQLKQQIPFYGLREAVKPGLTGWAQIRYPYGASVEDARNKLEFDLYYVKNGSLFLDVGIIFHTVRHVLLGRGAR; from the coding sequence GTGCTCCGCGTTTTTCACCACTATTTCTCTGCAAAGAAACTGACGTTCTTCCTCGCCGAGAGCTCGGCGATCGCGTTGGCCTGTGTGATGGGCGCGGCGGCCTGCGCGGCACTCTTCGCTCCCGCGGGAACCCAGCTCCCGCTTTCCGTGATGTGGCCCACCCTGCTGGGACTGGGCGCCGCCTTCGTCGTCACGTTCCAGTTCACGCTGTACCTGTTGGACTTGTACGACCTCCGCGTCGCGGCCGAGGACCGGGTGCGGGGCTACCGTTTCCTCAAGGCCGCGGGCGTCACGGCCATGGTGGCCGGCGGTGTCATGCTGGTGGTGCCGCTGATGCTGCCGGTGGCGCTGCCGCCGGGCACGCTGCTGGGCGGGGCGATGGGCGCCCTGGCCGGCACCCTGACGGTGCGGGTGTCCATCCGGGCGGTGGTGGGCGCGCCGGACACCGTCCTCCTCGTGGGTGATGGCCTCAAGGCCCGCGCGGTGGCGAGCGCGATTGAAGCGGGCGGCGAGGGCAGCTACCGCGTGGTGGGCCTGGTGGACCCGCGCAACACGTCCGAGCCGCTGGAGAAGCTGGCCTCGCGGCTGGGGGCCTCGTACGTCGTGCAGGCCGCGGACGACATGCGCGGCGCCAACTGGGTGGAGTCCCTGCTGAGCTGCCGGCTGCAGGGGCGCCGGGTGTACGACGCGGCCGGCTTCTGCGAGCGGGTGCTGCGCAGAATCCCGGTGCAGTTCCTCCGCGCGAGCGACTTCGCCTTCGCGGATGAACTGACGGTGTCGCCGCTGCGCCGGGCGCTCAAGCGCGGCTTCGACATCCTGGTGGCGTCCCTGCTGCTGCTGGCCGCGGCGCCCTTCCTGCTCATCGTCGCGGTGGCCATCAAGCTGGACTCGAAGGGGCCCATCTTCTACCGGCAGGAGCGCACGGGCCTGGGCGGCAGCACCTTCCACCTGTGGAAGTTCCGCAGCATGGGGACGGACGCGGAGAAGAACGGCGCGGTGTGGGCTCGGGCGAATGATGACCGCGTGACACGGGTGGGCCGCTTCATCCGCCGCACGCGCATCGACGAGATTCCCCAGGTCTTCAACGTGCTGATGGGAGAGATGAGCTTCGTGGGGCCGCGTCCGGAGCGCCCCGTCTTCGTCGAGCAGCTGAAGCAGCAGATTCCGTTCTACGGCCTGCGCGAGGCGGTGAAGCCCGGCCTCACGGGGTGGGCGCAGATTCGCTACCCCTACGGAGCCTCGGTGGAGGACGCGCGCAACAAGCTGGAGTTCGACCTGTACTACGTGAAGAACGGCTCGCTGTTCCTGGATGTGGGAATCATTTTCCACACCGTGAGGCATGTGCTTCTCGGTCGTGGGGCTCGGTAG
- a CDS encoding cytochrome c-type biogenesis protein, producing the protein MNAALLSLTLAFSLLTGQYAPQQGGSQPLEPKLEARVQQLGKQLRCAVCQGVSIADSPASMARAQLDTVRELVAEGKTDQEVVDYFVARYGEWVLLEPTAEGFNWFVWLGPVALVALGAVVIWRQLQRGPAEPQPAQQTAAPAAPTETPSKEEEDPYLQAVRRELER; encoded by the coding sequence ATGAACGCCGCCCTCCTGTCGCTGACCCTCGCCTTCAGCCTCCTCACCGGCCAGTACGCGCCCCAGCAGGGCGGAAGCCAGCCCCTCGAGCCGAAACTGGAGGCTCGCGTCCAGCAGCTCGGCAAGCAGCTCCGCTGCGCTGTGTGCCAGGGCGTGTCCATCGCCGACAGCCCCGCCTCCATGGCGCGCGCCCAGCTCGACACCGTGCGCGAGCTCGTCGCCGAGGGAAAGACGGACCAGGAGGTCGTGGACTACTTCGTCGCCCGCTACGGCGAGTGGGTGCTCCTGGAGCCCACCGCCGAGGGCTTCAACTGGTTCGTCTGGCTGGGCCCGGTGGCGCTCGTCGCCCTGGGCGCCGTCGTCATCTGGCGACAGCTCCAGCGCGGCCCCGCCGAGCCACAGCCCGCGCAGCAGACCGCCGCCCCGGCGGCGCCGACGGAGACTCCGTCGAAGGAAGAAGAAGACCCGTACCTCCAGGCCGTGCGCCGGGAGCTGGAGCGCTAA
- a CDS encoding tetratricopeptide repeat protein, producing MQPQTTNWLPGIVVLAVAFVAAAAWLIYQRSRGALASNEPRDGVLDDLTQRAQSLIDQLRALEAEKHNLGAEQYAAEKSRLEREAANALRAKDEHLKRKASGEGARARPTAPAATGWAARNPQLMGALWGAGIVLFFGGLGYLLVSEQQPRTDGREATGRMPGGAQAQQQQGEGMGAEAEGPDMQEARARLQANAGDVEAAALLSHELIRRQDFDEAAKVTAKGLAADPFHVELRVHRGVLRATKGDLTGAEAELTELVDTWPDSQEALIFLGSLALRRGDKAKALEHFERFSVEVPRNMQPPQLGPAIAQLRSEVMSGGTP from the coding sequence ATGCAGCCGCAGACCACCAACTGGTTGCCGGGAATCGTCGTGCTGGCGGTCGCCTTCGTGGCCGCCGCCGCCTGGCTCATCTACCAGCGCAGCCGGGGCGCGCTCGCGTCGAACGAGCCTCGTGACGGCGTGCTGGATGACCTGACCCAGCGCGCGCAGTCGCTCATCGACCAACTCCGCGCGCTGGAGGCGGAGAAGCACAACCTCGGCGCCGAGCAGTACGCGGCGGAGAAGTCCCGCCTGGAGCGCGAGGCCGCCAATGCGCTGCGCGCGAAGGACGAGCACCTGAAGCGCAAGGCCTCCGGAGAGGGTGCGCGAGCGCGGCCCACGGCGCCGGCGGCCACGGGCTGGGCGGCTCGCAATCCGCAGCTCATGGGCGCCCTGTGGGGCGCGGGCATCGTCCTGTTCTTCGGCGGGCTGGGCTACCTGCTCGTCTCCGAGCAGCAGCCGCGCACCGACGGCCGCGAGGCCACGGGCCGGATGCCGGGCGGCGCGCAGGCACAGCAGCAGCAGGGCGAGGGCATGGGCGCGGAGGCCGAAGGGCCGGACATGCAGGAGGCCCGCGCGCGCTTGCAGGCCAACGCCGGAGACGTCGAGGCCGCGGCGCTGCTGAGCCACGAGCTCATCCGCCGGCAGGACTTCGATGAGGCGGCGAAGGTGACGGCGAAGGGCCTGGCCGCGGACCCGTTCCACGTCGAGCTGCGCGTGCACCGCGGCGTGCTGCGCGCGACGAAGGGAGATTTGACGGGCGCGGAGGCGGAGCTGACGGAGCTGGTGGACACGTGGCCGGACTCGCAGGAGGCGCTCATCTTCCTGGGCAGCCTCGCGCTGCGGCGCGGCGACAAGGCGAAGGCGCTGGAGCACTTCGAGCGCTTCTCCGTCGAGGTGCCGCGCAACATGCAGCCGCCGCAGCTCGGGCCCGCGATTGCGCAGCTGCGCTCGGAGGTCATGAGCGGCGGCACGCCGTGA
- a CDS encoding family 43 glycosylhydrolase: MKSLSLAVLLSALCATLAGCGDDPVLLSASEEVSTPQALAGVCDGITCGGHGVCRDNTGSAVCVCDEGFTGPGCATRGADQGARTLLMPYLADPDVYKENDDLFFLTGTGNGVLLPLYESTDLRTFQFKKDYNPSAADPVYDYCYLWAPDLGKYNGAYQLHFSAHRVPNGAACPPSGQEVTTFVATAPDLNLNFGAPQPINANTTWPRTSTGTACLPQGCNRNIRIDSATYNDTSGRWFFYVWFDRGNNISSFNTADPGTVYNHAGPAVFATPAYEEGINEAPELFKRNGQYYLLFSGGWYNSQYAMYYVMGDSIPQLTRARAVRRLSQPLRNSAGRLVQSHGHNVLVERRGEVFNVFHVGAFDAAGNLTSRSTYKQRVAFKPDGSMHSLNQVNVRWNKLTGYSYSLDVVLRDGSVIGPCLAVGVLGQTNKVVFDGVCHSAGDRVVTKGDIAAFRIFYSNNNVWGPFVETAYDGISDDVALDLPGGYTPFVDLNWSEEETTAQYSIDVQRRDTGAWIGPCIGVTAVNKSLSWTYQGRCDTPGINVPYSNIQAFRICSAVNGDWAHARCGATAYDGRSLHSQIVIP; the protein is encoded by the coding sequence ATGAAATCCCTCTCACTGGCCGTGCTCCTATCCGCCCTCTGCGCAACCCTCGCCGGCTGCGGTGATGACCCCGTCCTGCTGTCCGCATCCGAAGAGGTCTCGACTCCGCAGGCGCTGGCCGGGGTCTGCGACGGCATCACCTGCGGTGGCCATGGCGTCTGCCGCGACAACACGGGCAGCGCGGTCTGCGTCTGTGATGAAGGCTTCACGGGGCCCGGCTGCGCCACGCGAGGCGCCGACCAAGGCGCGCGCACCCTGCTCATGCCGTACCTGGCCGACCCCGATGTCTACAAGGAGAACGACGACCTGTTCTTCCTCACCGGCACCGGCAACGGCGTGCTGCTGCCCCTCTACGAGTCCACCGACCTGCGGACCTTCCAGTTCAAGAAGGACTACAACCCGTCAGCAGCGGACCCCGTCTACGACTACTGCTACCTCTGGGCTCCGGACCTGGGCAAATACAACGGGGCCTACCAGCTCCACTTCTCCGCCCACCGGGTGCCCAATGGCGCGGCGTGCCCGCCCTCGGGCCAGGAGGTGACGACCTTCGTCGCCACGGCGCCTGACTTGAACCTCAACTTCGGCGCGCCCCAGCCCATCAATGCCAACACCACGTGGCCGCGCACCTCCACGGGGACAGCGTGCCTGCCGCAGGGCTGCAACCGGAACATCCGCATCGACTCGGCCACGTACAACGACACATCGGGCCGCTGGTTCTTCTACGTGTGGTTCGACCGGGGCAACAACATCTCCTCCTTCAACACGGCCGACCCGGGCACCGTCTACAACCACGCGGGCCCGGCCGTCTTCGCGACGCCCGCCTACGAGGAAGGCATCAACGAGGCCCCCGAGCTCTTCAAGCGCAATGGCCAGTACTACCTGCTCTTCAGCGGCGGTTGGTACAACAGCCAGTACGCCATGTATTACGTGATGGGGGACTCCATCCCCCAGCTCACTCGGGCGCGGGCCGTGCGGCGGCTGTCGCAACCGCTGCGCAACTCCGCAGGCAGGCTGGTGCAGAGCCACGGCCACAACGTCCTCGTCGAGCGCCGGGGTGAGGTCTTCAACGTCTTCCACGTCGGAGCCTTTGATGCCGCCGGAAACCTCACCTCGCGCAGCACCTACAAGCAGCGCGTGGCCTTCAAGCCGGACGGCTCGATGCACTCGCTCAATCAAGTGAATGTCCGGTGGAACAAGCTGACCGGCTACAGCTACTCGCTCGACGTGGTGCTGCGCGACGGGTCTGTGATTGGTCCGTGCCTCGCCGTGGGCGTGCTGGGGCAGACCAACAAGGTCGTCTTCGACGGCGTGTGCCACAGCGCTGGAGACAGAGTGGTGACCAAGGGAGACATCGCCGCGTTCCGCATCTTCTATTCAAACAACAACGTCTGGGGTCCCTTCGTCGAAACGGCCTATGACGGCATCTCCGACGACGTGGCCCTCGACCTGCCCGGTGGCTACACGCCGTTCGTGGACCTGAATTGGAGCGAGGAGGAGACGACGGCCCAGTACTCCATCGACGTGCAGCGGCGGGACACCGGCGCCTGGATTGGCCCCTGCATCGGCGTCACCGCCGTGAACAAGAGCCTGTCGTGGACGTACCAGGGACGCTGCGACACGCCCGGCATCAACGTGCCGTACTCCAACATCCAGGCCTTCCGCATCTGCTCCGCCGTGAATGGCGACTGGGCGCATGCCCGCTGTGGTGCCACGGCCTATGACGGCCGGAGCCTGCACTCGCAGATTGTCATTCCTTGA
- a CDS encoding DegT/DnrJ/EryC1/StrS family aminotransferase → MKPSGKLFVPSLPTLWPHMLLSRPKPGALPPFSSPNVRYFYFARNAIWLTVKMLGLDAGEVLMPAYHHGVEVEALVDAGATPRFYRVGSRWDVDLEDVARRIGPKTKALYLTHYAGFPGPVREMRRLADEYGLILIEDCALSLLSSDGAVPLGTTGDVGIFCLYKTLPVPNGGALVVNGPRQYSLPEPPAPPSASTFSHTVSALLQNLELRGGAFGRAVRSAVRTLGHGTVKAASIERVATGTQHFDRRHVDLGMSPLTKRIAQAQDLEAIVEQRRRNYFFLLGRLRDVSPPLFNQLPPGACPLFYPMVVQDKAEVLARLRAQGIDAIDFWKRFHPACDASAFPEVAQLRRSIVEIPCHQDLSPEVMADVAAAVREALKSDRRTKKRAG, encoded by the coding sequence ATGAAGCCCTCGGGGAAGCTGTTCGTTCCCTCCCTGCCGACGCTCTGGCCGCACATGTTGCTGTCGCGGCCGAAGCCGGGGGCGCTGCCTCCGTTCTCCTCGCCCAACGTCCGCTACTTCTACTTCGCCCGCAACGCCATCTGGCTCACGGTGAAGATGCTGGGCCTGGATGCGGGCGAGGTGCTGATGCCCGCCTACCACCACGGCGTGGAGGTGGAGGCGCTGGTGGACGCGGGCGCGACGCCGCGCTTCTACCGCGTGGGCAGCCGCTGGGACGTGGACCTGGAGGACGTGGCCCGCCGCATCGGTCCGAAGACGAAGGCGCTGTACCTCACGCACTACGCCGGCTTCCCCGGCCCGGTGCGGGAGATGCGCAGGCTGGCGGACGAGTACGGCCTCATCCTCATCGAGGACTGCGCGCTGTCGCTCCTGTCCTCGGACGGCGCGGTGCCGCTGGGCACCACGGGCGATGTGGGCATCTTCTGCCTCTACAAGACGCTGCCGGTGCCGAACGGCGGTGCGCTGGTGGTCAACGGTCCGCGTCAGTACAGCCTGCCGGAGCCTCCGGCGCCGCCGTCCGCCTCGACGTTCAGCCACACGGTGTCCGCGCTGTTGCAGAACCTGGAGCTGCGGGGCGGAGCGTTCGGCCGTGCGGTCCGTAGCGCCGTGCGCACGCTGGGCCATGGCACGGTGAAGGCGGCCAGCATCGAGCGCGTGGCCACGGGCACGCAGCACTTCGACCGCCGGCACGTGGACCTGGGCATGAGCCCGCTGACGAAGCGGATTGCGCAGGCGCAGGATTTGGAGGCCATCGTCGAGCAGCGGCGGCGCAACTACTTCTTCCTGCTGGGGCGGCTGCGGGACGTGTCTCCGCCGCTGTTCAACCAGCTGCCGCCGGGGGCCTGCCCGCTGTTCTACCCGATGGTGGTGCAGGACAAGGCGGAGGTGCTGGCGCGGCTGCGGGCGCAGGGCATCGACGCCATCGACTTCTGGAAGCGCTTCCATCCGGCATGCGACGCGTCGGCGTTCCCCGAGGTGGCGCAGCTGCGCAGGTCCATCGTGGAGATTCCGTGCCACCAGGACTTGTCGCCGGAGGTCATGGCGGACGTGGCGGCGGCGGTGCGTGAAGCGCTGAAGTCGGACCGGCGGACGAAGAAGCGCGCGGGCTGA
- a CDS encoding GNAT family N-acetyltransferase, whose product MEARHLNARPSVVEVTERAAFMALEPEWNALVEATSNELFYRHEFLRVWLDNFTPGARPRVLTLRDGDGRLTAALPLFEERTTLYGVPARQLSAMANVHSCRFDVLAREPDVAARAFLAHLREVGGWDVLRLTDVPDGGAAWRLHALAREAGMPVGEWESLQSPYIPLPSSRDAYQAKLQSKFKANCRRRRRKLEEKGRVTFERVDGGLDLEGSLEEGFLLEQSGWKGERGTAMAQDARTRGFYTELARDAAYRKRLALYFLRLDGRPVAFHYGLEYGGRYFLLKPGYDEGLRECSPGQLLMEEVVGDCIDRGLREFDFLGPDMVWKRDWTDQVRRHTWLYVFNDSAFGRALCAAKFRWGPAMKEVVARWKR is encoded by the coding sequence ATGGAAGCAAGACACCTCAATGCCCGGCCGTCCGTCGTGGAAGTCACCGAGCGGGCGGCCTTCATGGCCCTGGAGCCGGAGTGGAACGCGCTCGTGGAGGCCACCTCCAACGAGCTGTTCTACCGGCACGAGTTCCTGCGCGTCTGGCTGGACAACTTCACGCCCGGCGCGCGGCCTCGCGTCCTCACGCTGCGAGACGGTGACGGCCGGCTGACGGCGGCGCTGCCGCTGTTCGAGGAGCGCACCACCCTGTACGGGGTGCCCGCGCGGCAGCTCTCCGCGATGGCGAATGTCCACTCCTGCCGGTTCGATGTGCTGGCCCGGGAGCCGGATGTCGCGGCACGGGCCTTCCTCGCGCACCTGCGGGAGGTGGGCGGCTGGGATGTGCTGCGGTTGACGGACGTGCCGGACGGCGGTGCGGCCTGGCGGCTGCACGCGCTGGCGCGCGAGGCGGGAATGCCGGTGGGTGAGTGGGAGTCGCTCCAGTCGCCCTACATCCCCCTGCCGTCGAGCCGGGACGCGTACCAGGCGAAGCTCCAGTCCAAGTTCAAGGCCAACTGCCGGCGGCGGCGCCGGAAGCTGGAGGAGAAGGGCCGCGTCACCTTCGAGCGCGTGGACGGAGGCCTGGACCTGGAGGGCTCGCTGGAGGAGGGCTTCCTGCTCGAGCAGAGCGGCTGGAAGGGCGAGCGCGGCACGGCCATGGCGCAGGACGCGCGCACGCGCGGCTTCTACACGGAGTTGGCGCGCGACGCGGCGTACCGGAAGCGGCTGGCGTTGTACTTCCTGCGGCTGGACGGCAGGCCAGTGGCCTTCCACTACGGGCTGGAGTACGGCGGGCGGTACTTCCTCCTGAAGCCCGGCTACGACGAGGGCCTGCGCGAGTGCAGCCCGGGGCAGCTCCTCATGGAGGAGGTGGTGGGGGACTGCATCGACCGGGGGCTGCGCGAGTTCGACTTCCTGGGGCCGGACATGGTGTGGAAGCGCGACTGGACGGACCAGGTTCGCCGCCACACCTGGCTCTACGTGTTCAATGACTCCGCCTTCGGCCGGGCGCTGTGCGCGGCCAAGTTCCGGTGGGGACCCGCGATGAAAGAGGTGGTGGCGCGATGGAAGCGATGA